One Pyrus communis chromosome 13, drPyrComm1.1, whole genome shotgun sequence genomic window carries:
- the LOC137712249 gene encoding probable membrane-associated kinase regulator 2: METFSFLKHWRGGVTVGSANMRTTTTTSPTTTILTAVAENDDEDSDSDNDDGPFFDLEFAVPDEDEAFAQNHDEEARQEDGCNEDVRQEDDSGGGDDEEFNFTVSSGSTQDRTVEPNLTLSPSDDLFFKGKLEPIEPLSIEFNPSEESNSKPQFAVSLLKSATKFRVFMLGLKKLKSNSNGSEKPGKTELPAAGSVAAVAKEPPQKPQEKPPQEEPSQKQKQQEKLFTVKFKVEEVPIVSLFARHNSSRISATNKSHTTQRKPPPISASEESASEEKRFPKEVMQKYLKMVKPLYVRVSKRYGEKLRMSGQLNLNGLTALASNPAEKSQSESEVSEPPPVTASNAKSGQKHGNFPAGLRVVCKHLGKSRSASSAVAAAPSAAVIAQRSDDSLLQQQDGIQSAILHCKRSFNASRDSDTNRISRSVSDSSNEENGS, from the exons ATGGAAACTTTCAGCTTCCTCAAGCACTGGCGCGGCGGTGTCACGGTTGGTTCTGCTAACATgcgcaccaccaccaccacttcaCCCACCACCACAATCCTCACCGCCGTCGCCGAAAACGACGACGAAGACAGTGACAGCGACAACGACGACGGGCCTTTCTTCGACTTAGAGTTCGCCGTCCCCGACGAAGACGAAGCGTTTGCTCAAAACCACGACGAGGAAGCTCGGCAAGAAGATGGCTGCAACGAGGATGTCCGGCAAGAAGACGACAGCGGTGGCGGCGACGACGAGGAGTTTAACTTCACCGTCTCTTCCGGGTCGACCCAGGACAGAACGGTCGAGCCGAATCTGACTCTCTCTCCCTCCGACGACTTGTTCTTCAAAGGGAAGCTTGAGCCCATCGAGCCCTTGTCGATTGAGTTCAACCCATCTGAAGAATCTAACTCCAAGCCCCAATTCGCCGTCTCATTATTGAAATCGGCCACCAAATTTCGTGTTTTCATGCTGGGTTTGAAGAAATTGAAGTCGAATTCAAACGGATCGGAAAAACCAGGGAAAACGGAGCTGCCGGCGGCTGGATCTGTTGCGGCGGTGGCGAAAGAACCGCCCCAAAAACCCCAGGAAAAGCCACCGCAAGAGGAACCGTCGCAAAAGCAGAAGCAGCAGGAGAAGCTTTTCACGGTGAAATTCAAGGTTGAGGAGGTTCCCATTGTGTCTTTGTTTGCCAGACACAACAGCTCCAGAATCTCTGCAACTAATAAGTCGCATACGACCCAGCGGAAGCCGCCGCCGATAAGCGCTTCTGAAGAATCGGCTTCTGAGGAAAAGCGCTTTCCCAAAGAGGTAATGCAAAAGTACTTGAAAATGGTGAAGCCTCTCTACGTTCGCGTTTCAAAGAGGTACGGTGAGAAGCTGAGAATGTCCGGGCAGCTCAACTTGAACGGCTTGACGGCGCTGGCTTCGAATCCGGCCGAGAAGTCCCAGTCGGAGAGTGAAGTTTCAGAGCCGCCGCCGGTGACGGCGAGCAATGCGAAGAGTGGTCAGAAGCATGGGAATTTTCCGGCAGGGTTGAGAGTGGTCTGCAAGCACTTGGGGAAGAGCCGGTCCGCTTCCTCCGCCGTAGCCGCGGCTCCATCGGCCGCCGTAATCGCGCAGAGGAGTGATGATTCGCTGCTTCAGCAGCAGGATGGAATCCAAAGCGCCATCCTGCATTGCAAGCGTTCCTTCAATGCCTCCCGAG atTCGGACACTAACCGGATATCTCGGTCGGTGAGCGATTCCTCGAACGAAGAAAATGGAAGTTGA
- the LOC137713231 gene encoding reticulon-like protein B2 — MAEHADEVKAAESLLDKVPDKIHGHDSSSALPPSEAVRDKGIGGGYSASLKSKVNRLFGREKPVHHVFGGGRAADIFLWRDKKVSAGVLIALTIIWVFFECFEYHLLTLVSHLLIIGIAMLFLWSHASTFIKKSPPHIPQVQIPEKPVLQIASAITSEINHALVIVREIASGKDLKQFLSVIAGLWVVSILGKYYNFLTLVYIAVILLFTLPVFYEKYDDQVDAVAEKVLIEIKKQYAVFDAKVLSKIPRGQTKAKKF; from the exons ATGGCGGAGCATGCAGACGAAGTGAAGGCGGCGGAGTCTTTGTTGGACAAGGTACCGGACAAGATCCACGGTCACGATTCGTCGTCGGCGTTACCGCCGTCGGAGGCGGTGCGCGACAAGGGCATTGGCGGTGGCTATTCGGCATCGTTGAAGTCCAAGGTTAACAGGCTCTTTGGGAGGGAGAAGCCCGTACACCACGTCTTCGGTGGCGGAAGAG CCGCTGATATTTTCCTTTGGAGGGACAAGAAGGTGTCGGCAGGTGTTCTTATCGCCTTAACGATCATATGGGTTTTCTTTGAATGCTTTGAATACCATCTGCTGACTTTGGTCTCCCACTTGTTGATTATTGGGATTGCTATGTTGTTCTTGTGGTCCCACGCTTCAACCTTCATTAAAAA GTCTCCACCCCACATTCCACAAGTTCAAATTCCTGAGAAGCCGGTTCTACAGATTGCGTCTGCAATTACATCAGAGATCAACCACGCTCTTGTTATCGTGCGGGAGATTGCATCTGGGAAGGATTTGAAGCAGTTCCTCTCT GTGATTGCTGGCTTGTGGGTTGTGTCCATCTTGGGGAAGTACTACAACTTCTTGACCTTGGTCTACATAG CGGTCATTTTGCTCTTCACACTTCCTGTGTTCTATGAGAAATACGACGACCAGGTGGATGCAGTTGCGGAGAAGGTACTGATTGAGATCAAGAAGCAGTATGCAGTATTTGACGCAAAGGTGCTTAGTAAAATTCCTAGGGGGCAGACGAAGGCCAAGAAGTTTTAG